The Rhododendron vialii isolate Sample 1 chromosome 1a, ASM3025357v1 region AGAACAACGTTCACAAGAAAGGGGGGAGATGCTCTGTTTATGTCAGAGATTACCAAGACTACAGCGTTCCTAATCTATGTCAACAGTTTCTGTTTATGACAAGGATTTCATATCGGCCACTACCTAGAGGTTTTCGGGTCCTCCGGTAACGCTACACTTCACTATATCGTGCTATCCAATGTATCGGCCGATTCCTATTATGTATTGctttgaaatccatttttttccccgCTTCATGGCCGCTACATGACCGCAACGATTGCTTCAGGTGCTCTAGCgccaaaaatcattttgaaaaattcatgATCGTTGCACCCGATTCCCACAACGTATCATTCCATGCTCCCGCTCCCGCTACCTCTATTTAAAAACCTTGGTTAAGGAGGAAGGAAATGATTGGTTGCAAAGGAGTGCTGCCCGCGGGGATGGAATCAATGAGATCACAAGAGTCGCTCAGAGATATCCTAACTGGCAAGGAATTAAGTTCCGGATATTCAAATGAGGGAGATGGAAGGAAATAAGGTACTACATGCTTACGTTCCCCTCTTTAGTAGAAGATTGAAGAATGGAAACCTGTGGTGGTTAAGGGAACCTTTGAGGATAGTGTGGGTAAATTGTTATGGGGTGCCGTTACAACTTTGGAATTCTGAAACTTTTTGAAATATTGAAGATTTATGGCGGACTTTTATCTCTTTCGATGAACCCACGTCTGAGCCATTGGATTTAGATCCGGAAAGATCAAATCGTCCACAGCGGAGATGGGTGTCAAGAAGACACATTAGAGCTGCTGAAGTTGGTTAGTTTCTATGGTAAGCTAAGCTGGTTTAAGCTAAGCGGTGTTTAGCTTGTAATTAGATAGATATTTTCCATGTAATTGTTGACAGCTGTGACTGATTCTGTTAGAGGTCGTGCAAGGCTTATATAATCAGATCTCAGTCTTGTATCAGTTAAGCATAGAGAATGAATTGACACGTGAAAGTCttatctttctctcttctctctctataattcTTGAACATCTTCTTTTAGGGTGCGTTTGGTTGGATAGAATGAAATGTGAATAGGAATGGAATAGAATTGGAGGAATTGAGAATGAAATAATCATTCCCATTTCCATGTTTGATTGTGCTTATGAATAGTCATTTTCATCTCAAATGGAATAGTGTGGCAATAGCAATATTTGGagtgacaatagtaatttttggagtgacaatagcattttttgaagtgacaatagtaatttttggtgtggcaatagtgaatgttggagtgacactagtaattttggtgtaataaagaaatagaataacAATTCTTTAGTTTTTTGGATGAAATGACAATTCATTTACTAAGGTGAATAGTGATTCAATTTGAAatcatcattctattattcaatggtgaaccaaacattGAAATAAATAAGTCATTAGAATGACTATTTCATTCCAACCTTGATTCTAtccaaccaaacatacccttagTTTCTTAGTTTTCCATATGGTATCAGGGCCATTTCTGAGATGAAAGTCCTTCCATCCCGAGACATTCAAAagcaatttcagaaattagatTCGGAGCTCTTTCGATTCGGAAGCCATCTGGGTTTCGAGGAGTCTTCGCCAGCTGTCGTACTGGTTTCGGAGCAGTAAGATAGCGATGATGGCGAGGATCGCAGCCGCGTTGGCTCCGGTGATGAGGTAGAAAGGGTTGGAGAGGCCGAGGGAGATTCGGGCGACGATTATGGAAATGGTGAGGGCGATGATTAGTGAAACGGCGATGGCTTCTGCTTTTTTGTCCTCCATCCAGAGTTTCATTGCCAAATTACGTTCTTGTGGTGAATTTTGAATCCAGTGCCAAGTTTTGAAGAGAAATGGGACAATCAAAGTATTAATCATTGGATAGTACGGAGTAGCATTTTTCTAGGAACAAGAAGGTGTCAAATACATAGCGTAATCAATAAAACGAAGACTGAAGCTTCTCCAAATCCTACAAAAGCTTACCTTTCAAACGCATGTCAATAACGGGAACTGCTAATTTTATACACTCTAGAGAGAAGAGTTTTTGTGCACAAGCCTACGGGTTGAtgttgtgcagtgaggtgcacagcACCGTCCTGCGAACGTTTGAGTCgtcagatcgtgcatccgacggctcggatcttatctcggcaaccaacgattgaAAGTCGTTCATTGACGAGATGAGAtttgagccgtcggatgcacgattcgacggctcggaggtgcgcaacaCAGTACTACGCACACCACTGCATAGCACCATCCCCCAACTCTAATATATAAGGCAAATTACTTCACAGAGAAGAATATTTGTATAAacttgtttccactaacaaaaaaacactaaaaactcaACGTATTTTATCatttcgttttcactaacaaaaaagtttttaccaacaattttttctcaactttttcactcacatatcCATCAACAATTTATACACTACCGGAAACAATTTAATACTCATTTTTCTTAACAATTTATTTACTACCGGAAATACCAAACAACCTTTCAAtcgtaaatatatttttataaatttttcactGCCGGAAACACTTTAATTTTAGATATGGATATCAATATCCTTGAAATAAATAGAACATTAGGGAGATCGAAAAAGTTACTGCCTAACAACCTTTTGGCAATGGGCCTTTAAAGGCTTTAAATATGCAGCCCCAAGTTGCATTTGCATTTAGCTTGGGTGGTCCAAACCTCAGCATTTTTATTGGATTCATCTTAGATCAGGTGTGCTGTGAATGCCGGCCATACGTATTATACAATTCTGTGAGCTACTTAAAGAGCATCTCCGGTCAAAGAACGGATCCGGGATACTGCAAAAATAGCCCCTGTAGAGCACATTCGGATCGTCCAAAAGCGTTTTCAATGTTTTGAATTATAAACAAACTCTTTCAGTAAAAAGTCAACTCTTTCCTGGAAGAGTTCGTTTTCAATCCGGTGCCGACATGGACGGTCTGGATGCACACTGTAGCACGCTCTACAGGGAGCTGCTTTGTAGCATCCCGGGTCTGTCCAACAACCTCTATATATTTACACAATTTTGTGAGTTACAAAATATTTTCTGTTTGTACAAACTCCAATCACAAATCTTTATATTTCATCTTTGTTCCAAATACTTTCTCACTTTTCCTCGAATGATTATTCCCTTTCACTCCAAATCTAAGTactttttccaaaatgaaagCTAAGTTCGGATTCGTTAGATTCAGCACTGAGAGGGGATGCGTTTCATGCTATTAGGATGCTGAATGGAGCAGTGATTAGGGTTCATAAACTATGCATTAAGATGGCTACTTTTGCTAAAAACTAGACAAAAATAAGATTTAAGCCAAAAGAAGATAGAGAACCAACATTCATACCGTGTTAAAACCGGTTAAGGAAGAAGACTACAGCGTTCCTAATCCATGTTAACCGTTTCTGTTAATGACATGGATTTCAATATCCGCCACTACGTAGCGGTTTTTGGTCCTTCGGTAACGCTATACCGTGCTACCCAAGATTCATACCGTGTCAGTCGATTCTTGCTACGTATCGCTTTGGAGCCAATTTTTTCCCTGCTTCATGGCCGCGATGGCTGCTACGTGACCGCCAAGGCTGCTTCTGGTGCTCTAGCGCCAGaaatcattttgaaaaattcacgATGGCTACACCCGATTCCTGCTGCGTATCGTTCGATGCTCCCGCTACCTCTATTTAAAACCGGTTAAGGAGGAAGAAAATTATTGGTTGCAAAGGAGTGCCGTCGCGGAGATGGAATCCATGAAATCACTAGAGTCGCTCAGAGATATCCTAACTTGCAAGGAATTAAGTTCCGGATATTCAAATGAGGAGCGATGGAAGGAAATAAGTTACTACATGCTTACGTTCCCCTCTCAAGTAGAAATGAAGTCAGTTTTTGGTGATGGAGATCCGGGTTGGTTAAAGAAATTATTTCAAGAAGATTGAAGAATGGAAACTTGAGATGGTTAAGGGAACCTATGAGATTAGTATGGTTAAATTGTTGGAAGCGGATCCTCTCCTGTCCATGTTTTGGATTGGAGGAGAAAGTTGTGATATGAACCGTTCAATAGTAATGTAATCAATCGTTCGGATCTGGTTGCAAAGAGTTTCTCAGTAGATCCGAACCATTGTCCAAAACTTATATTGGAGAAGATCCGATCCATAAATTGTTATGGTTATGGGCTGCCATTACAACTTTGGAATTCTAGAACTTTTTTGAAATATTGGAGATTCATGGCGGACTTTTATCTCTTTTGATGAACCCACATCCGAGCCATTGAATTTAGATCCAGAAAGATCAAAGTGTCCACGGCGGAGATGGGAGGTGCCAACTGCCAAGTCTTCGATTTTTCGGAAGTTGATGCGATAGGGAGTTTAGGAGAATTGCTCCTCGGTGTTCTAACTGGATCATCATAATCATATTTCAGGAGTGCTGCTTGTGCTGTTTTCTGTAGTTGTCCTCCTACTGCTTGTTGTGATGCCTTCATGCCTCGgcccttttaatttttgtgtatttctttGAAGATTactaaaattcttttttgccattcaaaaaaagagGATGACGCCTTAGCTTTGATTTAATATTACAACAATATTGATTAATCTGAGTAGCATCACTGCAACTACAAGTTAGCTTTGATTTAATCATGAAGTACTGCACAATAATACACATGAATGATGACCCTAATGTACAAAAACAATGGAAAATCAAAGTTACCAAACGGACCACATGGCTCAGATATCATCTCGGAtgttcttttgttttataaGGCCACATATTATCTACCGGACAAAATTGATAAGTAAATAGAGCACGACGATAAAGAACAAATACTATTATCCCCTTGAGTCACCGGCGACGCAGCAATCCCAATGCTATCGTGACCTGAACGTATCTCCTTTTCATGTGACAAATACTTAACCATCATCATTTCGGTCTCCGGTGGCTCCTCCACCGCCGCGCGTCCCTCCAGCATTTCCACCACTTGAGCCATACTTGGCCTCATGCTAGCCTGCTCTTGTATACACCACAATCCAACACAAACCAACCTCTTCACCTCTCTCTCGTCGACGCCTCCGCTTTCCACTACCCTCTTGTCCACAACTTCCATCACCCTCCCTTCTCTCAATCTCTCGCTCACAATCTTCGGAAAGTACTGATCGGACTTTCTCTCCGACTTGTCGGTACTATCCTCCTCGCAAATTATACTTCTTGTGCCGCCAACCATCTCCAGAAGCACGATTCCATAGCTAAACACATCACATTTTTCGGAAACGCTTTGTTGTAATATCCATTCTGGGGCTAAGTACCCTTTAGTACCACGAAACCTAGTCACAACTCTGCTCTCATCAAGTCCCATGAGCTTAGATAGTCCGAAATCTGAGACAAAGCCGCGGTAATTCTCATCGAGTAGAATGTTTTCAGGCTTGACATCAAAGTGCAAAATCCTCAATCGACAATCGTGGTGTAAGTAAGAAAGAGCCTTCGCCACGTCAACCGCAACTTGAACTCTTGACCTCCATTCCAAACACCCACCAATATGTCGGATTTTCCCTCGTGGGGAAAGTTCTTCTTTCTCGCTACGAGGAAAAATCCACTTATCTAACGATCCATTGGGTATGAAATCGTAAATCAAAAACCGTGAGCCCGTGGGGACACAACAATATCCGAGGAGGCGGACCAAGTTCACGTGCTGGACACTAGCTATGGCCGCCACCTCGGATCTAAACTCCTTTTCACGCCTCCCCTCGATTCGTTTCACGGCAACCGGCGTCCCGTCGCTCAGAATCCCCTTGAATACCGAACCAGACGCTCCTCGCCCCAACAAATACTTGAACTCGTCGGTTGCCGCTTCGATGTCACTGTACTGGAACTTTGTCGGAACTCCGGCGACTCTTCGTAGGAAACTGTATTCGGTTCGGAGCTCAGAAACCATTTGGTTTTCGAGTCTTCTCCGGTTGTTGTACCGGTTTCGGAGCAGGAAGAACGTGATGACGGCAAGGATTGCGGCCCCATTGGCTCCGGTGATGAGGTAGAAAGTGTTGGAGAGGCCGAGGGAGATTCGGGCGATGATTAAGGAGATGATGAGGGTGATGATTATAAAGGCGGCGATGGTTTTTGCCTTCGTGTCCTCCATTTCAGAGTTTCATTGTTGATCTGTTTCTGAGTATGAAGGGGAGAGAGGAATAGCTTGATAGGAGTGCTTTACATTGTTTTGATTGTGAACCTATGAAGAGAAATGGAAAAACCACAAGTAATTCTAATTGTTCAAGAAGGTGTCAAATACATAGTGTAGCttaccttttcaaattctatccATCGAATGTCGATGATGGGAACTGTTCATTTAAGAAATATTCCACTTTGTGAAGAACTATGTTTAATAGGATATTTTGATAGATATATATACGAATTCGTGTATTGTTTATAAATTAGACAGATACACGAATTATTCTATTAGGATACATTTTAAGGAGCAAGAAGGTGTCAAATACATGTGAAATTATGCAATGGTCCAGGAGCACCGCCATGTGTTGTTCCGGATCACTCTATAGCCACACAATCGCGTAGAGTCCACGACTTAACGTATGAACTCCATATAAATGTGCGATTCTGGAGTGCTCCCAGGCTACTAGATAATTACTCTACCAAATACTTCTACATAGTGTAATCCATGGAATACTTAATACTAAAGTCAAGAGGTCAAGCTCCCCCGAAGGCCACAAAGCTTACCTTTTCAAACTCTATGTCACTGGTGGGAACTGTTTATTTAATCTCATTAAATTTCATAGGCTTGGAGTGTAAACATAGAAGTTTACTCATTCTATGCTTACGCATTAACCAATAAAAAATTGACCCGTCATTAATTGACTATAAGAACATTAAGAAGCAAAGACTGGGTACACACCCTCATTATGAATTTTGGtgacttttttttaatgaatttttgtggCTTGGTTTATTTTTGGGTGTACGGTATACTCTTTACGAgtttttggcttattttattacaaaaatttgTGGCCCAATATAtgaattttgtgtttgtttatttatgaacttttttttggttacttttatgaatttttgggAAGTTTTCTACAAATTTTACGGAAAAAAGAGGGtgcaagataaaaaaaagaaaaagaaaaagagaagaagacgGCTCACATGTATGAGTTTTGTGGTGTTGTCCATGAATTTTTGTGATGTTAACGAAATAGCCGCCCCTTTCTCTTATGGGCGTGCTTTCGTGTGCTATTGGAGGCTGACAGGCTTGTTAAGGAAGGGGGCGTGCTTTCGTGTGCTATTGGAGGCTGACGGGCTTGTTAAGGAAGGCGGCAAGGTCCGGAGATTCTATGGTATGGGGAAACGTTGATGGCAATGAGTACTTGGTTATTATGACTGACAGCCTTAGGGCTTGTTCCAGATCTACAGTAAAAAGTAattttagaaaagaaagatttttcaagctcaaaaatcatgtatttacgtaaataatttttttaccaatattgatcttatttgatagatctcatcgagatcttttaaatggtgcaaaaaaaattaaaaaattattttttatttttattatatttgagtttgaaaaaccttcttttttcaaaaattctttttactGTTGAGTTGGAACGGCGCCTAACCCTCATTCTATGAAATTCCCCATCTCTAACTCTACTGTCGGGGCTGGGTTAGTGAAAAAAGGAATCCAGTGCGTGAC contains the following coding sequences:
- the LOC131300719 gene encoding probable receptor-like protein kinase At5g20050 yields the protein MEDTKAKTIAAFIIITLIISLIIARISLGLSNTFYLITGANGAAILAVITFFLLRNRYNNRRRLENQMVSELRTEYSFLRRVAGVPTKFQYSDIEAATDEFKYLLGRGASGSVFKGILSDGTPVAVKRIEGRREKEFRSEVAAIASVQHVNLVRLLGYCCVPTGSRFLIYDFIPNGSLDKWIFPRSEKEELSPRGKIRHIGGCLEWRSRVQVAVDVAKALSYLHHDCRLRILHFDVKPENILLDENYRGFVSDFGLSKLMGLDESRVVTRFRGTKGYLAPEWILQQSVSEKCDVFSYGIVLLEMVGGTRSIICEEDSTDKSERKSDQYFPKIVSERLREGRVMEVVDKRVVESGGVDEREVKRLVCVGLWCIQEQASMRPSMAQVVEMLEGRAAVEEPPETEMMMVKYLSHEKEIRSGHDSIGIAASPVTQGDNSICSLSSCSIYLSILSGR